TTGTCGGCGAGGCCCAGCATGTCGCGCACGCGCGCCGCCGTAACCTTGCTGTCCGCATCGAGATCGGCATGCGCGATCGCCTGATCGAGAATCGAAAGCCCGTCGCGGACCGACCCTTCGGCGGCGGCAGCGATGATGGCGAGTGCTTCGTGTTCTGCCTCGACACCTTCCTTTTCGCAGACGTTGCCGAAGTGTTCGGCCAGCAGATCGGCGGGGATCCGGCGCAAATCGAACCGCTGGGTCCGGCTCAGCACCGTCACGGGCAACTTCTCGACCTCGGTCGTGGCGAACAGGAATTTCACATGCGCGGGCGGCTCTTCGAGCGTCTTGAGTAACGCGTTGAAGGCGTTGCGCGACAGCATGTGAACTTCGTCGATGATGTAGATCTTGTACCGCGCCGAGACCGCCGCGTAGCGTACCGCCTCGATGATCTCGCGCACATCGTCGACCCCGGTGTGCGAGGCGGCATCCATCTCGATCACGTCGATATGCTGGCCCTCGGCGATCGCGCGACACGGCTCGCACTGGCCACACGGATCGATCGTCGGACCTCCTTCCCCGTCCGGCCCGACGCAATTCAGCGCCTTCGCGATCAGCCGCGCGGTCGAGGTCTTGCCCACCCCCCGCACCCCGGTCATCAGAAAGGCATGCGCCAGCCGGTCGCGCTCGATCGCGTTGGCGAGCGTGCGCACCATCGGCTCCTGCCCGATCAGCTCGGAAAAGGTCTGCGGGCGATATTTGCGGGCGAGGACGCGGTAGGGCTGGTTTGTGCCAGCTGCCGGAGCCGGCGCTGGCGAAGGCGCAGGTTGAACAGCGGGCGGAGCTGGCGCGGGATCGCCGAACATCGAATTCTGTCCGGCGGCCTCCAGTTCGGCTGCCGTGGGGGCATTCTCGTCATCAGGTTCGGTCAGATCGGGGTCGGAATCGGTCACCCCGTCAAGCTAGGCGCTTGGCGAACGTTTGTCATCGCGATCATCGCAGGATTTGATGGAAAAGGAGCCGAGCGACCCGCCGCAATTCACCTGGGCTGCTTCCTTCCGGACCTGACCCGGTGAGCGAACGCAAACGTCCACCCGGCTCCCGAGGGCGCATATGGCGGCGAGAAATAGAGAATTCAATAGCGCTTTTGTGTCCGGCACGATCAGTCCCGGACACAGCGGCGCTCGCTATTTGAAATTGTCGGCGTAGGCCTGGATCTTGAGCGACTTCGGTGGGGTCGCATGCACGCGGGCCGCAATCCCGTATTTCTCGGCATAGGCCTTGGCAGCGTCCTTGCTGGGGAAGTTCAGCCTGACCTGCGCCTGCGTGTCTCCGCTGCCGGTCCAGCCCATCAACGGATCGGGGCGGCGCGCCTCGCTCTGCTCGAATTCGAGCACCCAGGTGTCGGTCTTGGCCTTGCCCGATTGCATCGCGCTCTTGGGCTGCTGGTAGATTCTCGCGCTCATTTCTTTCTTTTGTCCCTCAAACGCCGGGCGGCGGGCATCCGCCCGCCTTGGCTTTCGCGGCATAAGCCGCGACGGCCGGTCGGCCTTGCGGTCGCTGCGCGGCCGTGTTGCTGCGGCAATAATCGAATCTCACTCTCGATTAAACGCGTTTTTGGTTTTCAGGCTGGGCTTTTCCACCCACGGCTGCTCGGGCCAGCGGTGCTTGGGGTAACGGCCCTTCATGTCCTTCGCGACATCGGCCCAGCTGCCGCGCCAGAAACCGGGCAGGTCGCGGGTCGACTGGATCGGGCGGCCTGCCGGACTGGTCAGCTTCAGCAGCAGGGGTGCGGTGCCGATCATCGGATGGCTGTCGAGGCCGAACAGCGCCTGCACCCGCACCTCGACACTGGGTGCGTCGTCTCCGACGTAGTCAACCGGATGCCGGGTATCGGCGGGCGAGACGAAATGCGTCGGCGCTTCGCGGTCGAACCGCTGCCGCGTCTCCCAGTCAAGCAGCGCCAGCGCGGCTTCGGCAAATCGGTGCGCCGGCAGATCGAGATCGCGGCGGCCGTGCAGCACCGGGGCGAGCCAGAGATCCGGATTGTCCCGCAGCATCTCCGGCGACAGCGCCGAAAGCCCGGCGAAGCGCGCACGCGCCTCGAATCCCGGCGGGAACAGTTCCCCCAGCTTTTCCAGAGCTTTGTCCACCAGCATATCCACAATCGCCTGCGGCTCTGGCCGGGGATCGGGTGCGCTGCTGAGGACGATTGCGCCCAGCCGCTTCTGGCGCCTCGCCTCCACGCGTTTATTCGTGGGATTCCAGTTCAATATCGGTCGTTCTTCAAGCTCGTGCGCAAACAGCTGCGCCACCTGCGCTTCGCTCAATTCGACGCCTGCGGTAATCCGTGCACCCCTTGCCTGACCCTGCGCGTCGCAAATGGCGATCCACTCGGCACGGGCGAGCGCAGAAGCCGGCTCGAGCTGAAATCCGCGACCTCCCGCCGAAAGCCATTGCTCGCCGCTTGAATCGCGCCGCCTTGCAACGAAATCGCAGCGCGCCAGCGCGATGCATTCCGCCGGGCTGGCCTCGCGCTGCACGCCCGTTTTGACAAGTTTGCCGGCCGCCTTCGCCCAGCCCTGCGCGATCCGTCGCGCGCTCGTCGCCCGCTTCGAGCGATCGCCCCGCCACTGGTTGAGACGCTGGGCGAGATCCTCGCTGCGTCCGCCCAGTCCGCGCTCCTGCATCAGCATGACGAGCGCTGCGGTTTCATCCGCGCAACCGGACTGTGCGCCGTAAAGCACAGCGGCGGCCTGATCGGGTGCCATCGGCATGCTCGCCACGGCCTCGCCGAAGGTCGTGATCCTGCCCTCGTCATCGATGGCGCCCAGCCGCTCGAGCGCGGTGCGCGCCGCCGCGATCGAAGCTTGGGGAGGACTGTCCAGCCACGCCAGTTCGCGCGGATCGTTCGTGCCCCACCTCGCAAGCTTGAGCAGCAGCGGTGCGAGATCGGCGGTCTCGATCTCCGGCGCAGCGAATTCGGGTCGCCCGAGATGCCCGCCCTCCTCCCATAGCCGATAGGCGACACCGGGCCCCTGCCGCGCCGCCCGCCCGGCCCGCTGCGTGGCAGCTGCCTGGCTGGCGCGGTGCGTGACGAGATGCGTTGTCCCTGCCGCGCGGTCGAACAGCGCGTTGCGCGCCAACCCGCTGTCGACCACTGCTGCAACTCCGTCGAGCGTCAGCGACGTTTCGGCGATCGCGGTCGCCAGCACGATCCTGCGGCGGCCGTTCGGGTCGCGCCGAATCGCCAGACGCTGGCCCGCCGGTTCGACCTGACCGTGCAGCGGCAGGATCGGCGTGTCGGGCAGGCGCGCTTCGAGCCGCTCGCGGGTGCGCTCGATCTCGCGCACGCCTGGCAGGAAGGTGAGGATATCGCCGTCCCGTTCGCGCCACGCCGTCATCACTCCGGCTGCAACCTGATCTTCGACCGACGCCGACGGATCGCTGCCCAGCCAGCGGATTTCGAGCGGGTGGCTGCGGCCTTCGCTTTCGATCACCCGCGCACCCTCGCCCAGCAAACGGGCAAAGCGGGCACCGTCGATTGTCGCCGACATCACCAGCACGCGAAGATCGCCGCGCAGGACGTTGCGGGTTTCGAGCGCCAGCGCCAGCCCGAGGTCGCTGTCGAGATGCCGCTCGTGCGCCTCGTCGAACAGCACCGCCGAAACATCCGGCAATTCCGGGTCTTCGACCAGCCGGTTCACCAGGATCGCCTCGGTCACGACGAGTATGCGGGTCCGGGCCGAAACCTTGCTGTCGAGCCGGGTCATGTAGCCCACGGTCTCGCCCGGCTTCTCGCCCAGCAATTCGGCCATGCGCTCCGCCGCAGCGCGCGCGGCGACCCGGCGCGGCGAAGTCACGATGATCTGCCCGCTGCACCAATCCTCTCCGAGCAGCGCCGGGGCAACCGCCGTGGTCTTACCTGCGCCGGGAGGGGCGATGAGCACCGCGACACCAGAACGCGACAGAGCGGCGCGCAAAGCCGGCAGAACGGCGTTGATCGGGAGGTCAGTCAGTGCAGACTTCATCTCTCGGGCGGGACATCGAGTATCGCGGCAAACTCGGCCTCGAGAGCAGCCAGCGTGGCGCCATGGTTGCGCCACTCATCGCCTGGCAGGGCGATTGCGATGGCAGCCATGGCGCGGGCCTCATCAGGTTCCAGCGGCGACAAGCGCCTTGCATCGAGGGCAGCTACTGTTCTGGCGTAGTCATATTGGAGCTGTTCGAGCGTAAAGAAGCCCGAATACCGCCCGAACGAAAGGAAATGACGCAGGGTTCGTCCGACCACCCTGTTGGGATGCCTCGCACTTGGAACGGTCATGACAATCGGACTAGAATCGAGCGGCGTACCGTCCATCCGCAAATAGCCGAAATGCACGCCGTCTCCGCCGGTGCCTGCAAAGGTCAGGCAATTGCGCGGCGTCGCATCGTAGCCGGGTGGCTGGAGGCGCACTGTGAACAGCAGGCCCAGACGCTCGGCCACATTGGGGATGTTGGCAAGTATCGCCTTGAGCGTCGCGAGATCGCCCGGCTCGTCCACCATCCTCAATACCCGCGCGCCACCGCGAATTGTGCGGCTTCGGCCATGGCCTGACGCGCCTTGCCGTCGGGGAAGATCGAAATCGCATCGATCGCACGCTGCGCGAAATGACGGGCGCGGTCGCGCGTGTCCTCGAGCGCGTTGTGCCGCTCGATCAGGCGGATCGCCTCGGCGAGGTCCGCATCCGACGTGCGGTGGCCGCCGATCGCATCCTTCCAGAATTTGCGTTCGCCATCGTCGCCGCGGGCATAGGCCAGGATCACCGGCAGGGTCATCTTGCCCTCGCGGAAGTCGTCGCCCTGATCCTTGCCCATCTGGGCCGCGTCCGAATCGTAATCGATCGCGTCGTCGACAAGCTGGAAGGCGACGCCGAGATTGCGCCCGTAATCCTCGAGCGCGCGCTCCTTTTCCTCGTCGCATTCGGCGACGACGGCGCTGATCTGGCTTGCTGCGGCAAACAGCGCGGCGGTCTTTGCGCCGATGATGTGAAGGTAGCGTTCCTCGCTGGTCTCGATCTGGCGCTGCGCGGTCAGCTGGTTGACTTCGCCTTCGGCGATTACGGCGCTGGCATGGCTCAGGATCTTGAGCACCCGCAGCGATCCGTCTTCGGTCATCAGTTCGAAGGCGCGGCTGAACAGGAAATCGCCGACCAGAACGGTCGCGGGATTGCCGAAGATGATATTGGCGGCGGCCTTGCCCCGGCGCAACTCGCTGCCGTCGACCACATCGTCGTGCAGCAGCGTGGCGGTGTGGATGAATTCGACCGCCGCCGCGAGCTTGTGATGCCGCGTGCCCTGATATCCGACCAGCTCGGCCCCGGCGAGCGTCAACATCGGGCGCAACCGCTTGCCACCGCCCGAAATAAGATGCCCGGCCAGCCGCGGAATCAGCGGGATTTCGCTCTGCATGCGTTCGAGAATGACCGAATTGACCGAATTCATGCCGCTGGCAGTCAGCGACAGCATCGGATCGAGTGTCGGCTGCTTGCGCGGAAGAGGTACGACGTCGGCACTCATGATGTTCCGGCCTTAGGTGGAGCGTCGCTCGCTTGGCAAGCGCTCAATTGGTGCTAGTTACGCGGTATATGCCGCAAGAGACGCAACCGCCCGGCGCCCCCGCCGTTCCCGCCGACCCCGTTCTGGCGACCTATCGCAAGAGCATCGACAACATCGATGCAGCGATCATCCATATGCTTGCCGAACGGTTCCGCATCACGCAGGCGGTGGGGGAATACAAGGCCAAGGTCACCCTGCCCCCGCGGATCCCGCGCGCGAAGCGCGTCAGATCGAGCGGCTGCGCAAGCTTTCCGAAGAGGCCGATCTCGATCCGGAATTCAGCGAGAAATTCCTGCGCTTCATCATCGAAGAGGTGATCCGCCACCACGAAAAGGCGCGGGAAGGTTAGGACAAAGGACGGGCACGCGATCGCCATCGACCGCGTGCCCGAAAGTATCCGCAGTAGTCCGACAACGGGCTGCGGATGGGTCCGGCAGGAGGTGTGGGGCCAGTTCCCTGCCGGTTATCGTGCATTGCTCAACGCGGCGCGCGGCGGTTCACCCGGCGCGGTTTCTTGGCACCTTGCGGGCGAGAGGTAGTGACGGTCCGGCTGACCTGACCATCGCTGCGGGTGGTCACGCGATCGCGGGCAAACACCGTGTCTCCGCCCGACTTGCTCACCCGCTGGCTGGCGCTCGAATTGCCCATGCCATCGCGGCTTCGGTTGCCGGTGACGTCGTAGCTGTTGCCCCGCCGACCCGTGGCCGTTCCGGTGAAGGTCGAGCCGTTGTCCGTGCGGACCCGTTCGCCATCGAAAGTGCGCGACCTGCCTTGCGGACCGGTCTGGGTGCGACTGACGGTCGAACCGGTATCGGTGCGCTGACGGTTGAGATTGCTCGAAGCGGTGTTGCCATTGTTTGTGTTGGTAACCGTGCGATCGCGATTGAAGGTGCCCGCTTCGCGATCGCGCGTCGTGGTCTGGGTCGCGGTTGCGTTGGGGCCTTCGAAGGTGCGGGTGCGGGTCTGCTCCTGCGCCAACACGGCGGGAGAAAGAGTGATCGCTGCAATTGCAGCCAGTGCCAGGGTCGATTTCATTGCGGTTTCCTCGTCCTTGCTGATGGGTTTGGCGGGGTCGAAGCCTTCCCGGTCCACCATTCCGGTGCGGTTTCACAACACAGACGCGGCAGTCTCCCAAACCCTTCGCGGGCGGACGATTATTCCGGAGGCAGGCCTCCGGGCTCGGCCTGCGTAACATCGCCCGGAGCGCGGTCGTCGGCCGGTTTAATGCCTTCATCGGCGGGCGGTTCGCGTCGCATTTCGCTGCGTTCGCGCAATCGCCGGATACGTTCGCGCCGCTCTTCGGGCGGCAGGTCTCGCAGGCGCTCGCGCCGTTCGGGGATGAAGTCCTCGCGGGTCAATTCCTCGCCGTTTTCGATCCGTTCGCGCAATTCCTCCCGCCGGGTTTCCAGCCGATCGTCAATGCGACCCTCGCGGCGCTCGCGAAAACGGTCGATCCGGTCGCGCAGAACCTGTTCCTGTTCGGGAGACGGCACCGGCAGGCCTTGTTCCTGTCGCCGCTCGATTGCGCGGTCGATCCGGCGATCGACCCGCTCCCGTCTTTCATCGGTGCGCCGGTTGCGCCGCTCGTCGATGCGCCGGAAAGCCTCCTCGAGCTCTTCGGGCGTGTCGATCGGACCATCGATCTGGACCTCCAGGCGTTCCCCGGCAGCCGGAGAAGCGGCTTCGCTTGCGGTGGGCGAAGTGGCGGGTTCAGGTGCATCGTCGCGCCCGGTGATCGCGTCCCATACCTTCTCGGCGGAAGGGATCGCGATCGACAGGTCGCCAAGCAGGCCGGTCGCCGCCGCCGTCGTCGCCAGCGCACCTGCTACGAGCGCGCCGACCGCCAGCCGCCGCGCGCTGCGCCACCGGCGTGGACCTCCGCCCCCGGGCCGGGTATCGGGAAGCGGCGCTGGGCGATCCGCCGTCCGCGCGATCACGCGATCGGCGAAACCCTCCGGCAGATCCGGCACCGTGTCGGCAGACAGCAGGCGACCAAGCGGGCTGTTGGACGCTATCGCTTTCTCGTCGCTCATGCCCTGCCTCCTTCCGCTTCCAGCTCGGCGAATGCCTTGCGCAGCGCTCCGCGAGCGCGATGCAACAGCGATTCAAACGCCTTGAGATTCATGTCGAGCGCTTCGGCCGCCTCGGCATTGGGAAGTTCTTCGTAGTACGTCAGCACGATCGCAGCACGCTGACGTTCGGGAAGCGCGGCGATCAATGCGCGGGCTGCCCGCCCTTCCTCGCTGGCCTCGATCCGCGCATCCGCGAGCGGGGCCTCGTCCGCGCGCTCGGGCACCTCGGCTCCCGATACGCGCCTGGCGATCCGCAACCGGTCGATCGCAAGGTTGACCGTGACGCGTTTCAGCCACGGCGCGAGCCTGACATCGCCGGCGCTGCGCGCGTCGAGGCGCGGTGCATGGTCCCAAAGTCTCAACATCGCTTCCTGCGCAATATCCTCGGCCTCGTGCGGTTCGCCCATCATGCGATAGGCGATCCGGTGCAGCAGCGGGCCGTGCCGCTCGATGGCAATACGAAAGGCGCTTTCGTCGCGTGCGGCGATCCGCGCGACGAGCTGCGCCTCATCGGATGGGCGGTCGGAGTGTGGCTCGCCGCTCTCGATCATGGTCTCTCGCGCAATGGGCCCCGCTTGCGTGTGTCGTGCGATCATTCGCTTTCGACCTTAACGCAGCTCGCTCACCAAACCCTTCGCGAACGAAGGAATTTTCCGGTCATGCCCGCGGAAGGCTCAGCACCACCAGCAATCCGCCAAGGTCCTCGCTCTCGCCGAGCGTCACGCCGCCGCCGTAGATTTCCGCCACGTCGCGCACGATGGCGAGGCCCAGCCCGGTGCCCGGCTTGCCGGTGTCGAGCCGCGCACCGCGATCGAAGATGCGCTCGCGATCCGCTTCGGGAA
The Erythrobacter sp. JK5 DNA segment above includes these coding regions:
- a CDS encoding polyprenyl synthetase family protein; its protein translation is MSADVVPLPRKQPTLDPMLSLTASGMNSVNSVILERMQSEIPLIPRLAGHLISGGGKRLRPMLTLAGAELVGYQGTRHHKLAAAVEFIHTATLLHDDVVDGSELRRGKAAANIIFGNPATVLVGDFLFSRAFELMTEDGSLRVLKILSHASAVIAEGEVNQLTAQRQIETSEERYLHIIGAKTAALFAAASQISAVVAECDEEKERALEDYGRNLGVAFQLVDDAIDYDSDAAQMGKDQGDDFREGKMTLPVILAYARGDDGERKFWKDAIGGHRTSDADLAEAIRLIERHNALEDTRDRARHFAQRAIDAISIFPDGKARQAMAEAAQFAVARGY
- a CDS encoding ETC complex I subunit, encoding MSARIYQQPKSAMQSGKAKTDTWVLEFEQSEARRPDPLMGWTGSGDTQAQVRLNFPSKDAAKAYAEKYGIAARVHATPPKSLKIQAYADNFK
- a CDS encoding DNA polymerase III subunit gamma/tau, yielding MTDSDPDLTEPDDENAPTAAELEAAGQNSMFGDPAPAPPAVQPAPSPAPAPAAGTNQPYRVLARKYRPQTFSELIGQEPMVRTLANAIERDRLAHAFLMTGVRGVGKTSTARLIAKALNCVGPDGEGGPTIDPCGQCEPCRAIAEGQHIDVIEMDAASHTGVDDVREIIEAVRYAAVSARYKIYIIDEVHMLSRNAFNALLKTLEEPPAHVKFLFATTEVEKLPVTVLSRTQRFDLRRIPADLLAEHFGNVCEKEGVEAEHEALAIIAAAAEGSVRDGLSILDQAIAHADLDADSKVTAARVRDMLGLADKSAKRKLLSTILDADAKALLAGIDEQYALGVEPLALMRALMDLVHKITVAQVSGGEPDAPSEEERAALGEFAQRLSPSQLHRLWQLLLKGHDEVRQAPDPLVSTQMALLRALHASEMPDPGKLMRRIEELAIQGPGPAPSSGDVARSAPATASQLDWNDLVEQVDKAGQLRVAQMMRDRVRVIELAPERLVYEQADAFPDDPAPDIRDALFKLTGKRWQVELGTGTAQPSLREQADAETKAESDRIRSDPLVKAAFEAFPDAELIEPHGNVARVSGGR
- the hrpB gene encoding ATP-dependent helicase HrpB, which gives rise to MKSALTDLPINAVLPALRAALSRSGVAVLIAPPGAGKTTAVAPALLGEDWCSGQIIVTSPRRVAARAAAERMAELLGEKPGETVGYMTRLDSKVSARTRILVVTEAILVNRLVEDPELPDVSAVLFDEAHERHLDSDLGLALALETRNVLRGDLRVLVMSATIDGARFARLLGEGARVIESEGRSHPLEIRWLGSDPSASVEDQVAAGVMTAWRERDGDILTFLPGVREIERTRERLEARLPDTPILPLHGQVEPAGQRLAIRRDPNGRRRIVLATAIAETSLTLDGVAAVVDSGLARNALFDRAAGTTHLVTHRASQAAATQRAGRAARQGPGVAYRLWEEGGHLGRPEFAAPEIETADLAPLLLKLARWGTNDPRELAWLDSPPQASIAAARTALERLGAIDDEGRITTFGEAVASMPMAPDQAAAVLYGAQSGCADETAALVMLMQERGLGGRSEDLAQRLNQWRGDRSKRATSARRIAQGWAKAAGKLVKTGVQREASPAECIALARCDFVARRRDSSGEQWLSAGGRGFQLEPASALARAEWIAICDAQGQARGARITAGVELSEAQVAQLFAHELEERPILNWNPTNKRVEARRQKRLGAIVLSSAPDPRPEPQAIVDMLVDKALEKLGELFPPGFEARARFAGLSALSPEMLRDNPDLWLAPVLHGRRDLDLPAHRFAEAALALLDWETRQRFDREAPTHFVSPADTRHPVDYVGDDAPSVEVRVQALFGLDSHPMIGTAPLLLKLTSPAGRPIQSTRDLPGFWRGSWADVAKDMKGRYPKHRWPEQPWVEKPSLKTKNAFNRE
- a CDS encoding sigma-70 family RNA polymerase sigma factor, which gives rise to MIESGEPHSDRPSDEAQLVARIAARDESAFRIAIERHGPLLHRIAYRMMGEPHEAEDIAQEAMLRLWDHAPRLDARSAGDVRLAPWLKRVTVNLAIDRLRIARRVSGAEVPERADEAPLADARIEASEEGRAARALIAALPERQRAAIVLTYYEELPNAEAAEALDMNLKAFESLLHRARGALRKAFAELEAEGGRA